A stretch of the Candidatus Polarisedimenticolaceae bacterium genome encodes the following:
- the nuoK gene encoding NADH-quinone oxidoreductase subunit NuoK, protein MNPTAMLVVSAVLFTIGVYGVLTRRGAITILMCVELMLNAGNLAFLTFARMHAGEEAHVYVFLVMTLAAAEAAVGLAVVLALWRLRETTDVDDINLMKW, encoded by the coding sequence ATGAACCCGACCGCGATGCTCGTCGTCTCGGCGGTGTTGTTCACGATCGGCGTGTACGGGGTGCTCACCCGGCGCGGCGCGATCACGATCCTCATGTGCGTCGAGCTCATGCTCAACGCGGGGAACCTGGCCTTCCTCACCTTCGCGCGGATGCACGCGGGGGAGGAGGCCCACGTCTACGTCTTCCTGGTGATGACCCTCGCCGCCGCCGAGGCGGCGGTCGGGCTCGCCGTGGTGCTCGCGTTGTGGCGCCTGCGCGAGACGACCGACGTCGACGACATCAACCTCATGAAGTGGTAG
- a CDS encoding 2Fe-2S iron-sulfur cluster-binding protein — translation MPKVVIDGKEIEVAAGTTILQAALSEGSEIPHYCWHEGLSVAGNCRMCLVEVEKAPKLVIGCYTPVADGMVVHTQSEKVKQARAAMMEFFLINHPLDCPICDQAGECKLQDYAVEHGTGVSRYTEPKLALNKAVDIGRHVMLDQERCIQCSRCIRFCDEITKTGELAFFQRGERSQIGIVPGRRLDNAYSGNVVDLCPVGALTLKEFRFQTRVWYLKNTPTVCAGCSRGCNVVVGVGQQQTLMTTRGQMDDRVKRIVARSNEAVNGPWICDEGRLSYQPGAAAKRLDAAESPAGTACDWDAAIEKAAGLLKAAAAKGALAIVASPRLTTEDLFAWRKLAQGLGGATFAVRRLVRGEDDRLLLRADKGANATGAEWLLGDTAESAVLDKAARGEVQALLVLGDNLDPADTLALDPGVRARIGAIVFAGAFVSGTAESATVLLPTTAWAEEDGTIVNFEGRIQRVRRARTPWGESRPGWKVAAELAQAAGAAILPWTRFEQVLDALAAEVAPYAGLDADAIGLLGTAPASAGAGA, via the coding sequence ATGCCGAAGGTCGTGATCGACGGCAAGGAGATCGAGGTCGCCGCCGGGACCACGATCCTCCAGGCCGCGCTCTCCGAGGGGAGCGAGATCCCCCACTACTGCTGGCACGAGGGCCTGTCGGTCGCGGGCAACTGCCGCATGTGCCTCGTCGAGGTCGAGAAGGCCCCGAAGCTCGTCATCGGCTGCTACACCCCCGTCGCCGACGGGATGGTCGTGCACACGCAGAGCGAGAAGGTGAAGCAGGCCCGGGCGGCGATGATGGAGTTCTTCCTCATCAACCACCCGCTCGACTGCCCGATCTGCGACCAGGCGGGGGAGTGCAAGCTCCAGGATTACGCCGTGGAGCACGGCACCGGCGTCAGCCGCTACACCGAGCCCAAGCTCGCGCTGAACAAGGCGGTCGACATCGGCCGCCACGTGATGCTCGACCAGGAGCGCTGCATCCAGTGCTCGCGGTGCATCCGGTTCTGCGACGAGATCACGAAGACCGGGGAGCTCGCCTTCTTCCAGCGCGGCGAGCGCAGCCAGATCGGGATCGTGCCGGGGCGACGCCTGGACAACGCGTATTCCGGGAACGTCGTCGACCTGTGTCCCGTCGGCGCGCTCACGCTGAAGGAGTTCCGCTTCCAGACGCGCGTCTGGTACCTGAAGAACACGCCGACCGTGTGCGCGGGGTGCTCCCGCGGCTGCAACGTCGTGGTCGGCGTCGGCCAGCAGCAGACGCTCATGACGACCCGCGGACAGATGGACGATCGCGTGAAGCGGATCGTCGCGCGCTCGAACGAGGCCGTGAACGGACCCTGGATCTGCGACGAGGGGCGCCTGAGCTACCAGCCGGGCGCCGCCGCCAAGCGGCTCGACGCCGCCGAGTCCCCCGCGGGGACGGCGTGCGACTGGGACGCGGCGATCGAGAAGGCCGCCGGCCTGCTGAAGGCCGCGGCGGCGAAGGGGGCGCTCGCGATCGTCGCGTCCCCGCGCCTGACGACCGAGGATCTCTTCGCGTGGCGGAAGCTCGCGCAGGGACTGGGCGGCGCGACCTTCGCCGTCCGGCGCCTCGTGCGCGGCGAGGACGACCGCCTGCTCCTGCGCGCCGACAAGGGCGCGAACGCGACCGGCGCGGAGTGGCTGCTCGGCGACACCGCCGAGTCGGCCGTGCTCGACAAGGCCGCGCGCGGCGAGGTCCAGGCGCTTCTCGTGCTCGGGGACAACCTCGACCCGGCCGACACGCTCGCCCTCGACCCCGGCGTCCGGGCGAGAATCGGCGCCATCGTCTTCGCCGGAGCGTTCGTCTCGGGGACGGCGGAGTCGGCGACGGTGCTCCTCCCCACGACGGCGTGGGCGGAGGAGGACGGCACGATCGTGAACTTCGAGGGACGCATCCAGCGCGTGCGCCGCGCGCGCACGCCGTGGGGCGAATCGCGGCCCGGTTGGAAGGTCGCCGCGGAGCTCGCCCAGGCGGCGGGGGCCGCGATCCTGCCGTGGACCCGCTTCGAGCAGGTCCTCGACGCGCTCGCGGCCGAGGTCGCGCCGTACGCGGGGCTCGACGCCGACGCGATCGGCCTTCTCGGGACGGCCCCGGCTTCGGCCGGGGCGGGGGCTTGA
- the nuoH gene encoding NADH-quinone oxidoreductase subunit NuoH: MSEGLFYFLATFLKIFLTINVLMLAVSLMTWVERRVSGVIQYRWGPNRVGPFGLLQPIADGIKFVMKQDIMPADAHKPFYVLAPAFALVPAFVSFSAIPFGPEIEVFGRPVKLLIVDLDVGLLISFAAGSLGVYGIVLAGWSSRSKYSLMGGLRSTAQVISYELPLLVSFAAVVLIAGTLRPYDIIEQQAGWFWNWNVFYGGWQIVGFLVFVISGFAETNRLPFDLPEAEAELVAGYHTEYSSMKFAMFFMAEYINMITMSAMAVTLFLGGYHLGFPAPEWLTGWPLWLLQVGAFATKVALFQFVFVWVRWTLPRFRYDQLMHLGWKRLIPLAFANLALTAVLAAFDVVGRTVK; the protein is encoded by the coding sequence GTGAGCGAAGGGCTTTTCTACTTCCTCGCCACCTTCCTGAAGATCTTCCTGACGATCAACGTGCTGATGCTCGCCGTGTCCCTCATGACCTGGGTCGAGCGGCGGGTGTCGGGGGTGATCCAGTACCGCTGGGGCCCGAACCGGGTCGGTCCGTTCGGCCTGCTCCAGCCGATCGCCGACGGCATCAAGTTCGTCATGAAGCAGGACATCATGCCGGCGGACGCGCACAAGCCGTTCTACGTGCTCGCCCCGGCGTTCGCGCTCGTCCCGGCGTTCGTCTCGTTCAGCGCGATTCCCTTCGGTCCGGAGATCGAGGTCTTCGGCCGCCCCGTGAAGCTGCTGATCGTCGACCTGGACGTGGGCCTGCTGATCTCGTTCGCCGCGGGCTCGCTGGGCGTCTACGGCATCGTCCTCGCGGGCTGGTCGTCGCGCTCGAAGTACTCGCTGATGGGGGGGCTTCGCTCGACGGCGCAGGTGATCTCCTACGAGCTCCCTTTGCTGGTCTCCTTCGCCGCGGTCGTGCTGATCGCGGGGACGCTGCGTCCCTACGACATCATCGAGCAGCAGGCCGGATGGTTCTGGAACTGGAACGTCTTCTACGGAGGCTGGCAGATCGTCGGCTTCCTCGTCTTCGTGATCTCCGGGTTCGCCGAGACCAACCGCCTGCCCTTCGACCTCCCCGAGGCCGAGGCCGAGCTCGTCGCCGGCTACCACACCGAGTACTCCTCCATGAAGTTCGCGATGTTCTTCATGGCCGAATACATCAACATGATCACGATGTCGGCGATGGCGGTGACGCTGTTCCTGGGCGGCTACCACCTGGGCTTCCCGGCGCCGGAGTGGCTGACCGGCTGGCCGCTGTGGCTGCTGCAGGTCGGCGCCTTCGCGACCAAGGTCGCCCTCTTCCAGTTCGTCTTCGTGTGGGTGCGCTGGACGCTGCCGCGGTTCCGCTACGACCAGCTCATGCACCTGGGGTGGAAGCGCCTCATCCCGCTGGCGTTCGCGAACCTCGCCCTCACCGCGGTCCTGGCCGCCTTCGACGTCGTCGGGCGCACGGTCAAGTAG
- a CDS encoding NADH-quinone oxidoreductase subunit J, with the protein MILTVVFWGLVVAAIASALVVIVHRNPIVSAMALAVNLVTIAWLFVLLDAKFMGLLQIIVYAGAIMVLILFVIMLLNLREEAKEHPIGSIQKWLAPAGAILFGGAIVWAILKQDYPMPAIAADYGTAFTVGRTLFANFYYPFEAISLLLVAAMVGAVILAKRKL; encoded by the coding sequence GTGATCCTCACCGTCGTCTTCTGGGGACTCGTGGTCGCGGCGATCGCGTCGGCGCTCGTCGTCATCGTCCACCGCAACCCGATCGTCAGCGCGATGGCGCTCGCCGTGAACCTCGTGACGATCGCGTGGCTGTTCGTGCTGCTCGACGCGAAGTTCATGGGCCTGCTCCAGATCATCGTCTACGCCGGCGCGATCATGGTGCTGATCCTGTTCGTGATCATGCTGCTGAACCTCCGCGAGGAGGCGAAGGAGCACCCGATCGGCTCGATCCAGAAATGGCTCGCCCCGGCGGGGGCGATCCTCTTCGGCGGCGCGATCGTGTGGGCGATCCTGAAGCAGGACTACCCGATGCCCGCGATCGCAGCCGACTACGGCACGGCGTTCACCGTGGGGCGGACGTTGTTCGCGAACTTCTATTACCCGTTCGAGGCGATCTCGCTCCTGCTCGTGGCCGCGATGGTGGGAGCGGTGATCCTCGCGAAGAGGAAACTGTAA